The following coding sequences are from one Nicotiana tabacum cultivar K326 chromosome 1, ASM71507v2, whole genome shotgun sequence window:
- the LOC142161685 gene encoding uncharacterized protein LOC142161685, translating into MEYVDKKRTISHSLARAAHPITDEELMISILFGQNSSYGPFRSAINAQLETLTTDSLLGLLLQEEEKLAEEHKAFQLQANVLSRQYPSRPPSIGQSNQQSRPNNGQRSFTRTNNNPSRPNSRFSTRIICQICEKPNHHARNCYNCSNIDAYPPNRSSNHPQANMVTPSANTISPSAIVDNSWFIDSSASNHVTSDLSQLSIHTGYDGDEQLADLQGKILLRGTIDHGLYRLNGGVPVVSSKSSSPMAPCTFVCSRASL; encoded by the exons ATGGAATACGTTGACAAGAAACGCACAATTTCCCATAGCCTAGCCCGTGCTGCACATCCTATCACGGACGAAGAACTAATGATCTCTATTTTGTTCGGTCAAAACTCTTCATATGGCCCTTTTCGCTCAGCTATTaatgctcaacttgaaaccctcaCAACTGATTCTCTTCTTGGtttacttctccaggaagaggaAAAACTTGCAGAGGAACACAAAGCTTTTCAACTTCAGGCCAATGTCCTCTCTCGCCAATATCCTAGCCGTCCTCCATCCATCGGACAATCCAACCAGCAGTCACGACCAAACAATGGCCAAAGATCCTTTACTCGGACAAATAACAACCCTTCTCGTCCTAATAGTCGTTTCTCTACTCGCATTATATGTCAGATTTGTGAGAAGCCTAATCACCATGCCCGAAATTGCTACAATTGTAGCAACATTGATGCCTATCCTCCAAACAGATCCTCTAACCACCCACAAGCCAATATGGTCACTCCCTCAGCTAATACAATTTCTCCTTCTGCTATTGTTGACAATTCATGGTTCATTGATTCCAGTGCATCTAATCATGTTACGTCAGATTTATCTCAACTCTCTATTCATACGGGCTATGATGGTGACGAGCAACTTGCT GATCTTCAGGGAAAAATATTGCTTCGAGGGACAATTGATCATGGCTTATACCGTCTGAATGGTGGGGTTCCTGTTGTCTCCTCCAAGTCCTCCTCACCCATGGCTCCTTGCACTTTTGTCTGTTCTCGTGCATCGCTCTAA